The Eisenibacter elegans DSM 3317 sequence ATGATACCACCACAATACCCTATACGGCAATGGCCGAAAAGCTAGGCCTACAATTGCTCGAAAAAGCCAAAAACCCTGATAAGACCTACGCCGGATGGCAGGTCAATGGCCAAGGAGTCATTACCCAAGTACGGCAAGGCAGCCCCGCACAGCGCGCCGGACTACAGGTAGACGATGTGTTGTTGAGCTTGAACGAGCAGCCCGTCAAACAATGGGACAAGGCACTGGAAAATTACCCTGTCGAAGTACCAATAAGTGTGCAATTCCGGCGTGATGGCTACCTCCAAACCCGTAACCTAACCCCAAAAGCAGACCCCACACGTGCTTGGGAAATAGCCCCCTTACAAGCTCCCAACCCCCAACAAAGCCTTGCGCTGAAGGCTTGGCTACGCCAATAAATCGTAAAAATGTACGTCCCAAAATGGGGCCTTACTCATTAGGATTTGTAGAGATTATGCGCTACCTTCGTTCCCCTTTCTGTAAACCGTCCTCATAAAATAAAAGCAATGTATCAAGACAAGAAAAAATACGGACGTGGACGCGAGTCGCATAGAGCAGGCACTACCGACATCAACGCCGCTATTGCCGAGCTATTGGATGTCTACAAACTAAAGGGGAAGTTTCTCGAAACACAGGTGCTCAATGCCTGGGATGAGGTGCTGGGGCAAACTGTCGCCAAACAAACCAAGCGCCTCTACATCCGAGACCAAGTGTTGTATGCCGAAATCATTTCGCCTTCGCTCAGACAAGAGCTTTTTTTGCATAAATCTCAAATTATCAGCCGCCTCAACACCCACGCCGGAGCAGAGGTTGTCCAGCAATTGGTATTGAGCTAGAGAGCCAACAAAGGCCATCACTTCTGGTGTCGCGCTATAACTTTTATAGGTTTGATCTTGTTGTATGTGAGTACTATTTTCAAACCTATTCCCCTAACATTTATGGCAATTGTACGCAAAGCCACTGCCGTATGGCAAGGCACAGGCCTCGAAGGCAAGGGCACACTCAGCGCCCCAAGCAAATTTTTTGACAATACGCCTTATGGCTACAAGCCCCGCTTTCAGAACGAAGACGGAACCCTAGGCTCTAACCCCGAAGAACTCATTGCGGCCTCACACGCAGGCTGTTTTGCGATGGCGCTTAGCTTCGCCATTGTAGGCGCAGGCTTTACTGCTGACGAGCTAAAGGTAGATGCCAAGGTCGTTTTGGAACCTACTGACGACGGTTTCGGCATTACCGGTATCACGCTTACGCTACAAGGAAAAGTCAGCGGTATGGGCGAAGCGCAGTTTATGGAGTTGGCCGAAAAAGCCAAACAAACCTGCCCTATTTCCAAAGCACTTAGCAGTGTACCCATTCATCTAGAGGCAAGCTTTGTGAGCTAAATTATTTTGCCCCTGTAGTTTTGTATTGCTTCTGATATAGGCTCTCCAAGTTATGAAAACTTGGAGAGCCTATGCTATAAATTTTTGTTGCAAAATGGGTTTTGGTGATTTTGGCGCTGAAGCCATTAAGGAGGCATTCAAAAAAGCAGCTTCATTAATCGACCCTGTAGGGGGTGTGTGCTCAACGCCCTAAGGTGTTATAAACATTTCATCCCAATACATACACCTCCATTTTACCCTCTTTGGAAATGGGCAGGTTATTTATTGGATAATCCCTAACGGTATCGCCCCTACGGGGCTTTTTTAGCAACGTAGGGGCGGTAACATCGGTAGAGGGAAATTTTCCAATACCCTGATAGTCAGCCTATTTTTTTAACAAAGAAAACACATACAATAGTTCGCGAGCTATTTGGCGGCAGCGCTCGTCATACATACGGGCTTCGTCAGGCGTGCCATCAAAGGCTTTAGGATCCTCGTAAGGGGTGGCAAAGCGTTTGAGCGCGCCGGGCACAAAGGGGCAGGCTTCGTCGGCTTGGGTGCAGGTCATTACCGCACAAAAACCTTGGGTGGGGTTGGGGGTATCACCAAATTTTTTGGAAAAAGCCACGACCGGGGCGACCTCTGCGGCATAACGGATGTGGTACAGCGGGTTGTCACCCGTGCTTTGTGCGGTGATCTCCATCCCCACACGTGCTAAGGCGGCAATCGTACGCGGATTGCAAGCGGTGGCCTCTGTGCCGCCGGAATAGGTCTCTACCCCTTCGATACCATAGTGGTAGGCGGCTACGGCTGCCCACACTTGCCCAAAATGGCTGCGGCGCGAATTATGTGTGCAGATAAAGACCATCTTCACAGGTGCTTGGGCGGCTACTTGCTCGCGTACAAAAACGGCCATTTGTGCCAATACGGCCTTGCGCTCGGAAGTAATTTGGTCAAACTCTTGGCTGCGTTCGGCCACATAGGCCGCTACCGCAGGATGTAAAGAGGAAGATGAATCCATCGGTGAGGGGGTTTGAGGGGTTGTAAAAAACATCAGCGCCTGCAAAAACCAATGCAGGCCGCCAACAACAAAGGTGGTGATAAAGGTAGACATAATCTTATGGGCTATTGATAAGTATGTCGCAAACATACGACACAGTTAGACTCATACCAAATTCAACAGGTTATGTTTGGGTGAATTTTGGCGTATTCTCTGTGCCAGATTGTAGACACAAATAGCCTCAATTCCTTACTTTTGTGCATCAACAGGCTTTCGCACTTATGCTGGCATACATTCATCCCGATACGGGAGCTGCTCTCACCCTTCGCCCCGAAGGATTTTATACCGACCAAGGACAATGCTTGCCCTTTCGCTCGGGGGTATACCATATCGCCCAAGATGAAGGCTATACCGAGAGCTTCGGTTTTCAGTGGAATCGCTTT is a genomic window containing:
- a CDS encoding DUF721 domain-containing protein, which codes for MYQDKKKYGRGRESHRAGTTDINAAIAELLDVYKLKGKFLETQVLNAWDEVLGQTVAKQTKRLYIRDQVLYAEIISPSLRQELFLHKSQIISRLNTHAGAEVVQQLVLS
- a CDS encoding OsmC family protein yields the protein MAIVRKATAVWQGTGLEGKGTLSAPSKFFDNTPYGYKPRFQNEDGTLGSNPEELIAASHAGCFAMALSFAIVGAGFTADELKVDAKVVLEPTDDGFGITGITLTLQGKVSGMGEAQFMELAEKAKQTCPISKALSSVPIHLEASFVS
- a CDS encoding protein-tyrosine-phosphatase, whose product is MSTFITTFVVGGLHWFLQALMFFTTPQTPSPMDSSSSLHPAVAAYVAERSQEFDQITSERKAVLAQMAVFVREQVAAQAPVKMVFICTHNSRRSHFGQVWAAVAAYHYGIEGVETYSGGTEATACNPRTIAALARVGMEITAQSTGDNPLYHIRYAAEVAPVVAFSKKFGDTPNPTQGFCAVMTCTQADEACPFVPGALKRFATPYEDPKAFDGTPDEARMYDERCRQIARELLYVFSLLKK